The sequence GCTTCTAACAAACCCAAAAAAGAAAAcgttgaattttattattttccaacattGATTCTCCCTTTAACATGGATTTACAACGTGCTTTCTTACTGTAGTGGTCaatttaattcttaaaaacaaTACACTTTTAAAACCACTAGTaagaaatttccattaaactTTTGTGAAATGGGCACCAAAACGAAATGGTTTAGGATTAGAAATCGTACATTTAAAATCTCgaccaaataaaaattgaaataaaacattttgctAATGTCATATTTACCTGTTGGACCACAGCAGACTGCATACCCCTCTCACACAGCTTCCAGATAGCTCTCCTACATCCCAATGATCAGTAATTTCGATAAGGTAATAAAAAGACAAGTTCTAACTGGTTTCTCTTGTACATTCACTTTAAGGGTAAATTATTGTTTGGTATTGGCAGAGTTGTCAACTGAACTCTTCAATACCGGATGAAACTAAAAACGGAAATTCCTGCTTTAAACCGTCGTTTGTACCAGGCGAAAGTTGACCACAATCcagagaaaaatgattttccaaatatgtatgtaagaggagaaataaaatagaataaGTTTACAGTCCCTAACTCTTACTGAATTACCTGTTAATTGCCATAATCCAGCTTTAAAATGCATCTCCTCCTTGTGCTGTAACTTAATTTCCCTTGCGAATCAGAATTATTAGGAGTAGTACTTTGGGAGTGCAAGGCAAAAAATTTCTATAGCTCTTGATTATCATGGACAAATTTAGCATTCACTTCACTTCCCTGCACTCCAcctatgaaaatatttagcaGCTGAGTATTAAGTTCAGAGTTGTTAAGAGGCTGGCGCCCCGAGAGGCACTCGCTTCAATTAGCACTGTCCTCTTCGTCATTTCGAAACAGGACCAAAGACTACTAAAAACGGTGCCTCCCTGGAAcgctaaaattaaaacagtaCCTGTCAACATGCAAAGCTCGTCCAAAACTTCCTTTTGTCTTCAGAAGTTTTGTGCCAGACTCCCGAAAGGGGGACGAAGCTGAGCATCTGCATTGACAGGCTTACAAGTTTTGAGGTCTGCATGGTATTGGCCAAGCCGTCGACTCAACTTGTCAATACCACTTGTGGAAACCTATGGAAATAATCATAATAGCACAGGGTTAATGTGGGATACGCTTCTTTGTCACAACTCTGCTTTTACTATTACCATTTCAGACAGCAGCGATGTTGCAGCTCAGCTCCGTACCTGTTGCAGAGACCCACATTGGAGGGCTAAGGAACTTAATGGGGGGATACGAAAATGACGCTTTCTTTATTGGTTGATCAGTGGATCGGAGATCTTCAAGCCCACATGTAAATTCAAAATCAGTTAGAGGCTATACattaaacaaatacaaaaatttccaattatgttttattaattattaagaacTAATATCACTCTCTTGCTTGTAACAAATTGCTTAACTAGCTTATGAactaaaatgataaatttacaAACCAACTAGAGCGGGAAATCCCTGGCCTCCGGTCTGCACAGGCAGCATTGCActgtaatagaaaaatatacataatatcaCAGGAACAAACAAGCAAATGGAGTATAACAGCCTTTCCAGTCGAGTTTGAAATTGGTAACAGCCTTTCCTCTTTACTACTACTGAAAGTCTCAATATGAGCTGCAAAAATAAGTCGCCCTGGCAATATTGGGCCATGACGCATTTAGGTGATTGGCCAACAAtgacaaatattaaaatagacCAATAAAACTGCATGTGTGCCAAATTCACAGGTCAACTTTTCAGTTGGTTCATGAAACTATCCAGATCAGCATTAACTTCTTGATAAATCTTGATGTCCCCCAATCTTTGGCAGGCATTAACGTCAATGGCGCAGCTAGACATAAAATTCCGCCACCTCAGTCTCCTTTCTCGTTGCTTAATTCGCAGCTCCATTTCAGCACGCGTTAGCGCACGGGACAAAACAGCCTGAATGAAGAGATTTTTTCGCCTCTGGCATTGAAATCTGTGCTTTTTGATCCGGACACACGTTATCCAATTAGCTAATTCAGACGTTTTACTGCGATACGAAGGGGCTGGGGCGACGCCCATGATTGCGTAATAAATCTTTTCAATATGCTGCGTAAAAATGCGGTTTTTGGGTATTAAAACACACCTGGTTACAACGTTCAATCTCGTGAGATATCACTCCTCAGTCCTGGGGCTGGAAGCAGCTTTCAGCGGGGCAACAAAGGAACAAAGAACTAGCACTGAGCCACGAGCACTAGACAAAATGGCCGACACGACGAACAAACTGACACTACTTCAACCGACCTCGGTTTGGAGCGAAATGAGGGATTTTGGGAGGAGCTTTGTATTTATATGCAGGGTGACGTTGCATGCTTCTACGCCTCGGAGCAAAAGTAGTGCAAGCTTtcacttcaaattttaactaaaaaactgtaattttttaagatttttttgacatCAAGTGACACATATTTTGTTGCgctaattattaaaaatgaaaagaaattataaaaacgtaaaataagagaaaatcgTATTTGGGTCGTTTTCATGGTGGACGTGACGTATGGTGAAATCCGTAAGATTCCTTCGTCGAAGCCACGGGTTAATGTATCACTACAAAGAACGCATGGGAAACGTAGGCATTCCAAAGAAAAACGTACAATTGAATGCTATTTTTTTAGGCATAAATTACGACCAAATCGAAGCTTGAACACTTATAAATATGTCGTAACAATCAAAATATGatcaattctaaaaataagtTCCTTGTATACTTCATTCTTTAGCCATtctaaataaagaaatttgaataaatcgCTATCAAGGAAAGAATATTATGGTTCAAAAACCTTTTCAGTGATTGTTTTATTGTTAGTAAAACCTAATAAGCcgtaaaaaactaaaacaaacaGGCGAAAAACTGATGACTCATCCGAGGCATGATGGAAATTATTTCAGCCTTGCAATTGGGGTTCAGAGCAGTGATGCCACTGTtagaatgatttttatcaagtACCAGTAATCGTTCAACAAAAACTAAGCATAATATACAAGGAGTTCTAGAATTGACCTGCCCCTCTTTATTCTTAGAGGgaaattaactcaaaataaCTAACTTGGACCTACATATAACCTGTTTTTGAAGGGATAATTATTAGACTTAAAATCTTATCACATATCCCATAGAAATTTCAATactaaaaaattctaaaacatAAATTCGTTCATTTAGGGAAAATTTCCTTGATTTAATATCtgttataaaacaattttactgATTTAATTACCTGGTAAATAATTGCAgaagtaaaatataaataaaacaaaaaattgtactttttattaaaaaaatacttataatttcttcactaattaattttccagtttttgtATCATTTAGGAAGCTGCCTGTGTTATTATCGCcctctgaaaaaaaaaactcatataCACACAAAACTATAGTTATTTGAGGCCCCCTCAATACCAAACCCCTCTATAAAaactacattattttttttttacaacataACCCtctattaaacatttttcattgtgAGGAAAGGGGCTGTTATTCTACCTTCAAGGACTCCAAAGCATGAGTCGCCTGCAACCCCAAACTTCTCAGCAAAACAACAGGGATGAAATCTGTATTGTATAACCGGTGTAGCCCCTCGACGGCCAGCATAGTCGGCACGTTGTGTTTTTGCCGTTGGGACTCATAGGTTTTCAGGTAGTTGAGATCATCTGAAACGAATCCGGAAATCCATTATCCATTACTTCAATGGTTCTACATAAAgatgtaataaaatactgGGTGTTTTATCTAAAGATTTGACACTATATCAGGTACAATGAtgactaaaaaatgtttgcaattGTTAGGTACTTACTTACGGTACTCCCTGAATAAACTGCATCGCTTAAAACCTGATTGAGGCAAGCAATGTCACCGAATCCTAAGTTCACCCCCTGGCCGGCTAAGGGATGTATTCTATGGGCTGCATCCCTAAAGAACAcaaaataaagtttgttttataaaaacatGAAGTGTACTAGATGCAacaatatgtatatttattaaccAATTAGAAACGATGAAACAGAAATATTAACTAATTAGAAACTACATCTTTTCagtgtaaaaaataaagaaaaatgtattattaattaacaggattccttaaaattaaaataactaacTAATACTTTGTTGAATAACCTTTGTTATCAATTACAGCTCTGTACCTCCTTAACATGGAGTCAACTAAGTGTTGACACTTTTTCGGTATTATGActccatttttattaaacgatttattttaatttctttaagttttttatttacgctTCTTTTGAATTCAATCCAAAGATTTTCAATACGATTCATGTCAGGGCTACACGAAGACAACTCAATAACTGCCACGCATTTGCCTTGAAACGATCTTTTAATTAAACGGGTTGTATGTTTTGGAGCATTATACTGTTGACAGATCCAAGTAATTGGTGAATTTTCTTCGGCGAATGGAAGCATATGATTCTACAAAATAtctttgtatttttcttgttCCATAACAGCTTCGATCTTAACTAGGCGGCCAACAACGTAACAAGGAAAGCAACTCCAcaacttaatatttccaccTTCACATTTTGATGTAGCAGTTGTGTACCTTGGATcattttcttttcgttttgGACATCTTATATACATTCTACCATCACTGTCGAttctgttaattttaggttcatctgaccataatttttttccaattatccCCCAAGCAAGATAATCTCTTGCAAACTTCAGCCGAACTtgacgattttttttcgttaaaagTGGTTTCTTTTGTGAAACTTGTGAAAATGACTGAATCTCATTTAGCCGTCGTCTTGTAGgcatcaaaatttcttttctaatATTCTCTGACGTCATAATTGGATTTTTCTTTGTCATCCAAACTATAGTCTCGTATGTTTTCTGACTAGTTTTTCTTGCTCTCTTTTATCGTGGAATATTTTCGTTGGTGccatattattttatgtgttctaaaaaatgaacgcaatttttttttaagttcaagtaatctgatattttttataaaaccaaCCACACTACTTGAAACTGTAAATTACTTTGCGTGCGGCACTTTCGCAACTTTTATTTCTACCCATTGTATAATacaaagaattattattaatgtattaatttttgcactgCTAGGGTATAGATGAAAGAACTGCAAGTGAGAAATACGACTTAAACTGCCATAATGTAGATTCGTTTCGAATTAGTTATAAGttagtatatacatatatttatttatttattttgtgtatATATTCTTTTTAACTAAACACATACTCCCCCAAATTGGCCACCGATTTTCATATCTATTTCTCACCCGACTAAAGCAACTCCCTTCCTGATATACTGACTAGAATGACCGAAGCCTAAAGGAAAAGCTGCTCTGCTCCTAACCTGTATTGCTTGGATTTTAGGAGGACACTGTCTCGTTTTGTCTGAGGAACAATTAAAAGCACTCAGTAGGGCGTCGAAAGCACTTGTGGCTCCCGCCACCAGCGAGGGCCTGCTGAACGTGCCCCACTAAAACTGTGCAATAGAGGATGCAGAATTTTAGCCCGAAAAAAGTCTCACAATGGCGTTATTGAGCTCATCGACAAACTCATCTTCTGGAAGGGATAAAAGCTTCTTGGCCTCTTGAGGTGTAGTTGACCATACCAAGGAACTGAGCTGTTCTGTgagctaaaataaaatttaaaaagttacatttttcattagaaatatATGGTGAACCCTCACAGGAAGTAAGGCTACAGGTCCATTAGGCAGGAAGCGTTGCCAAGCAATTTCGTTCTGGATTTTCTGGAAGATTCTACATTAGCAGGCACAGTAAGAGACAGTTTAGAGCCCCAAGATACCTCGCAAAGTTTCAAAGTTGCAACGATTCCCATTTGATTATAGTTCCAAGAGATGTAGTCAGCTTCCATTGACTTCCTGACCGAAGATTTCACTCCATCACAGCCCaactacaaaataaagaataaaagaattattctTAAATCTATTTAgtcaaatttttacataaatctaAGGATTAAAGCCAACCATATGTGGATCTGGACACCGCACATGATCATAATATGCAATTGCGGATGATGGCTCTGGTGGACAAACACTGTCTGACCCATTTACCGTGACATGAGCAGAAGGTTAGACAACCGGGATGTTTATTTGTCTAAAgagttatttttgataaatagaGATTTTAGACCAAGAAATTGAGGCGGAGCCTCTTTAGTCTCTGCTGCGCCTTTGACGACGCAGCAGATCGCGCTTATCCAGGAGTTTTGATGTGTTGCATTTGATCCCAGCAAGATTTACGGTTTCAATTTAGAGAATAGTTCGGTAAGTAAATGCTTTCTCGCAAGCAGACACACAATTCAACATGTTCTCTCACAGAAAATCAACAGCATAGCACGAATATTGTCAAATTTACGTGACTTTTACAGGCATCGGCAAAAACTTCTTAAATTTGCGTTTCATTTCAACAGTGCTTCTTCCTACATCACTgtcttattattaaatcaaattgagGCTTTCCGGAATTGAAGAATACagttaaaagtatttttatacacaatcagtggcgtagcacAAATATGGTCAAATTTGGCTGTGTTATTAGCAGGAATttggaaaaacttaaaaaatgtgtttattttattcattccTTCTTTCTGCGTCGCTGTCCTGTTATTATTGAATGAAATTGAATAGTATTAAAGGAAGTCTCTTACAGAAACTCAGCAACGTAGcacatattttttacgtatttaCGTATGGAAAAAATCTGTTAAACCTACACTTCATcaccaaaaactaaaaataaacttccCCGCTATtattcttaaaacattttcctcgttattttaaacaatCCCACAAAATACTTCTgagaacattaattttaaaacaccaGCCGATTGTTTACTCGGACCCTTGAAAGGATTTACTTTAACAGTTCTGACTGACATAATGCAATTTACTCGAATCTATGAACTGCAGTTAAAACAGCAGCAGTTCCATCGAtaacaaaaaccttaaaatagACTCTATATAGAACAAATCTCAGctaataactttaaaactcATTGTCcggaaatttctaaaataataatctttGACATATCACTAGccgtttattttatttgtggcTAAAAGTAGCCAATAAAACCTGGAAATGTTTGTAATCCAGAGCAATTTTATGCGCCTTCGAATAAGTGATAATGAAGAGGAGTGAATTTTCCGACCTTCCGTTCACCTACAAAGACGCCAAACTACAATGGGTGGATGTGAATGTGAACATTGAAGATTCATTTGAGATCACCAGTGAGGAGGGATCCGCTTCCGAGTGCGGAAGTGAACCCCAGAGCAGAGCTATTCCAGTGCTCCAAATATGGGACCCAAACGTTTTGAAAAACGACCTTCAggtcaggaaaaaataaattaaaaaactggtttttaattttgatttttatgcaGAATTTGCCGCAAGGCGAAGAACTGAAGGAGTTTATTGCCAAAGATGCTATGAGTGCCATTTTGACCAAAAACAGGGAAACGGCGTTTCTTTTAGCTGCTTGGATGGGAAAGGTCAACGTGTTGAGAATTCTCACAAACGAAGGAGTCTCCTTGAACACCAAAGACAAGCAAGGAAGGTAATAATCATGGTAAAAAAATCCCGAATTTACGTCACTgctgaataataaaaaaaaatgttttcataacACCAGCAAAGTTTTACACAGGGGACCTTGCAACACCTGtggagaaataatttttagaataaaaccGATATTAAGGACAATTTAAGTTTATGACTGGACCCAATTTGTTTATGTCTCGTGGCGCCCtcatcaataataaaatcgtcCAATTTTGTTACATAGAACCGCGCTCCATTTGGCGTCATACGCCGGACATTGCGACTGCGTCTGGTTGTTGCTTCAAAATGGTGCTCAAACAGACGTGCAGGACAAGCAAATGGCGGCTACGCCGCTGCACTGTGCAGCGAGCATGGGACATCTCGGGTGTCTTAAATTGCTAATCAAACATGGCGCGGGCGTCAACGTCGGCATCGAGAAGCGCAGCCCCTTGCACTATGCTGTGCAAAATTTGGCAGTTGACTGCGCAAAagaattattggaaaataacgCCATACCAAACACACCGCAGGTAAAAAATTACTGTTGGCGCATTAAGAAGgcaaagtgatttttattagAGAAACACAAGAACTTTGTTTCCGAATTATACAAATTTGTTGCAAGCGGCAAAACCGTAGCTAAgtgataaataattattctttacTGAATTTTCGCTTTTCAAAAAGAATGTTTAGGTTTTTAGTGAAGCTCCCCTTCACGTGGCTGCAGCTCTGGGCAGCGTGGAGGCTATAAAGTTGCTGCTGCACTATGGTGCAGCTATAAATGTGCAGAGTGGAGAAGAGAAGCTGACGCCGCTGCATTTTGCAGCAGAGCAGGGTTACCCTGCTTGTGTACAGCTGCTTATTGAAGCTGGAGCTTTTGTTAATGCTACCAATAAGAAAATGCAGACGCCACTGCATTTGGCAGTGTTGTCGCAGTGTCTTGAAACATCTGAGCTGTTGTTAcagaaaggtaaaaaaataaaatggctgCAGATCACCCAAGCAGGCGCTAAAAGTATAATTTAACCGGCGTAATTATAGTGTGAAACATGGCATACTTTACACTAAAATTACGCTGGAAAGACTACTTTGCGCTTGCGTACAACCACATTTTCCCGAGGCGCCGACCCGAACGCGGCCGATTGCGACGGTCGAACCCCCCTCCACTGCTCCACGGTCAACGTCCAACGGTCCTGTGAATGCGTACGCACTCTCCTTCGCTTTGGAGCCGACCCGAATTTACCCGACGCT comes from Euwallacea similis isolate ESF13 chromosome 9, ESF131.1, whole genome shotgun sequence and encodes:
- the LOC136410710 gene encoding ubiquinone biosynthesis monooxygenase COQ6, mitochondrial-like, giving the protein MLNLSLFTAKNLIFFPHLSRNAQILRSFTQNAGKHYDIIVAGGGMVGTTLACTLGKNPKLSNKKILLLEASKSKPWNSPEEYSNRVVSINPGTQNLLNQIGAWNFIEKNRFATVKRLQVWDALSDTSITFGKPEHTETVSYVVENDLLLAAVGEEAKKCENLQIRFEAKVKDYILPQHNETVCRVSLDNGESFSCDLLLGCDGVKSSVRKSMEADYISWNYNQMGIVATLKLCEKIQNEIAWQRFLPNGPVALLPLTEQLSSLVWSTTPQEAKKLLSLPEDEFVDELNNAIWGTFSRPSLVAGATSAFDALLSAFNCSSDKTRQCPPKIQAIQVRSRAAFPLGFGHSSQYIRKGVALVGDAAHRIHPLAGQGVNLGFGDIACLNQVLSDAVYSGSTVNDLNYLKTYESQRQKHNVPTMLAVEGLHRLYNTDFIPVVLLRSLGLQATHALESLKRAIITQAAS